Proteins found in one Neofelis nebulosa isolate mNeoNeb1 chromosome 3, mNeoNeb1.pri, whole genome shotgun sequence genomic segment:
- the LOC131507219 gene encoding cytochrome P450 2U1 isoform X2 encodes MASPGLPQPPAEVSPWPLRLLHAPPGMLRLDSIGGTLLLLLGLAALLGWSWLWRHRARGIPPGPTPWPVVGNFGFVLLPPFLRRKSWLQRRARAAGVEPSALGPQLYLADLARVYGNVFSFFIGHYLVVVLSDFQSVREALVQQAEIFSDRPRVPLVSLVTKEKGIVFAHYGPVWRQQRKFSHSTLRHFGLGKLSLEPKIIEEFKYIKEEMQKHGEDPFNPFPILNNAVSNIICSLCFGQRFDYTNSEFKKMLNLMSRALEICLNTQLLLVNICSWLYYLPFGPFKELRQIEKDITTFLKKIIKDHRESLDVENPQDFIDMYLLHVDEERKNNSNSSFNEDYLFYIIGDLFIAGTDTTTNSLLWCLLYMSLNPDIQEKVQEEIERVIGADRVPSLTDKAQMPYTEATIMEVQRLTVVVPLAIPHMTSEKTVLQGYTIPKGTMILPNLWSVHRDPAIWEKPDDFYPNRFLDDQGQLIKKETFIPFGIVKTKGKP; translated from the exons ATGGCCTCCCCCGGGCTGCCGCAGCCCCCGGCCGAGGTCTCGCCCTGGCCTCTGCGCCTGCTGCACGCGCCTCCCGGGATGCTGCGGCTGGACTCCATCGGCGGcacgctgctgctgctgctcggCCTCGCGGCGCTCCTCGGCTGGAGCTGGCTGTGGCGGCACCGGGCGCGGGGCATCCCCCCCGGACCCACGCCCTGGCCCGTGGTGGGCAATTTCGGCTTCGTGCTGCTGCCACCGTTCCTCCGACGGAAGAGCTGGCTGCAGCGCCGGGCGAGGGCCGCAGGAGTGGAGCCCTCGGCCCTGGGCCCGCAGTTGTACCTGGCCGACCTGGCCCGCGTATACGGCAACGTCTTCAGCTTTTTCATCGGCCACTACCTGGTGGTGGTCCTCAGCGACTTCCAAAGCGTGCGCGAAGCGCTGGTGCAACAGGCCGAGATCTTCAGCGACCGCCCGCGGGTGCCGCTCGTCTCCCTCGTAACCAAGGAGAAGG GGATTGTATTTGCACATTATGGTCCAGTCTGGAGACAACAGAGGAAGTTCTCTCATTCAACTCTTCGTCATTTTGGCTTGGGAAAACTTAGCTTGGAACCCAAGATTATTGAGgagtttaaatatataaaagaggaAATGCAGAAGCATGGAGAAGACCCCTTCAACCCTTTCCCCATTCTCAACAATGCTGTCTCTAACATCATTTGCTCCCTGTGCTTTGGCCAGCGTTTTGATTATACCAATAGTGAGTTTAAGAAAATGCTCAATCTTATGTCACGAGCATTAGAAATCTGTCTCAACACCCAGCTCCTCCTGGTCAACATATGCTCCTGGCTTTATTATCTTCCCTTTGGACCATTTAAAGAATTAAGACAGATTGAAAAGGATATTAccactttccttaaaaaaatcatcaaagaCCATCGAGAGTCTCTGGATGTGGAGAATCCTCAGGATTTCATAGACATGTACCTTCTCCACGTGGAcgaggagagaaaaaataatagcaatagtaGCTTTAAtgaagattatttattttatatcattggGGATCTCTTCATTGCTGGAACTGATACCACAACTAACTCCTTGCTTTGGTGCCTTCTTTATATGTCACTGAACCCTGACATACAAG aaaaggTTCAGGAAGAAATTGAAAGGGTCATTGGTGCTGACAGAGTCCCTTCCCTCACTGACAAGGCCCAGATGCCCTACACAGAAGCCACCATCATGGAGGTGCAGAGGCTGACTGTGGTGGTGCCACTTGCCATTCCTCATATGACCTCAGAGAAAACAG tgctCCAAGGATATACCATTCCTAAAGGCACAATGATATTACCCAACTTGTGGTCAGTACACAGAGACCCAGCCATTTGGGAGAAACCGGATGATTTCTACCCTAATCGATTTCTGGATGATCAGGGAcaacttattaaaaaagaaacatttattccttttgggATAG TTAAGACCAAAGGAAAGCCATAA
- the LOC131507219 gene encoding cytochrome P450 2U1 isoform X1 has product MASPGLPQPPAEVSPWPLRLLHAPPGMLRLDSIGGTLLLLLGLAALLGWSWLWRHRARGIPPGPTPWPVVGNFGFVLLPPFLRRKSWLQRRARAAGVEPSALGPQLYLADLARVYGNVFSFFIGHYLVVVLSDFQSVREALVQQAEIFSDRPRVPLVSLVTKEKGIVFAHYGPVWRQQRKFSHSTLRHFGLGKLSLEPKIIEEFKYIKEEMQKHGEDPFNPFPILNNAVSNIICSLCFGQRFDYTNSEFKKMLNLMSRALEICLNTQLLLVNICSWLYYLPFGPFKELRQIEKDITTFLKKIIKDHRESLDVENPQDFIDMYLLHVDEERKNNSNSSFNEDYLFYIIGDLFIAGTDTTTNSLLWCLLYMSLNPDIQEKVQEEIERVIGADRVPSLTDKAQMPYTEATIMEVQRLTVVVPLAIPHMTSEKTVLQGYTIPKGTMILPNLWSVHRDPAIWEKPDDFYPNRFLDDQGQLIKKETFIPFGIGKRVCMGEQLAKMELFLMFVSLMQSFTFALPKDSKKPILTGRYGLTLAPHPFNIIISKR; this is encoded by the exons ATGGCCTCCCCCGGGCTGCCGCAGCCCCCGGCCGAGGTCTCGCCCTGGCCTCTGCGCCTGCTGCACGCGCCTCCCGGGATGCTGCGGCTGGACTCCATCGGCGGcacgctgctgctgctgctcggCCTCGCGGCGCTCCTCGGCTGGAGCTGGCTGTGGCGGCACCGGGCGCGGGGCATCCCCCCCGGACCCACGCCCTGGCCCGTGGTGGGCAATTTCGGCTTCGTGCTGCTGCCACCGTTCCTCCGACGGAAGAGCTGGCTGCAGCGCCGGGCGAGGGCCGCAGGAGTGGAGCCCTCGGCCCTGGGCCCGCAGTTGTACCTGGCCGACCTGGCCCGCGTATACGGCAACGTCTTCAGCTTTTTCATCGGCCACTACCTGGTGGTGGTCCTCAGCGACTTCCAAAGCGTGCGCGAAGCGCTGGTGCAACAGGCCGAGATCTTCAGCGACCGCCCGCGGGTGCCGCTCGTCTCCCTCGTAACCAAGGAGAAGG GGATTGTATTTGCACATTATGGTCCAGTCTGGAGACAACAGAGGAAGTTCTCTCATTCAACTCTTCGTCATTTTGGCTTGGGAAAACTTAGCTTGGAACCCAAGATTATTGAGgagtttaaatatataaaagaggaAATGCAGAAGCATGGAGAAGACCCCTTCAACCCTTTCCCCATTCTCAACAATGCTGTCTCTAACATCATTTGCTCCCTGTGCTTTGGCCAGCGTTTTGATTATACCAATAGTGAGTTTAAGAAAATGCTCAATCTTATGTCACGAGCATTAGAAATCTGTCTCAACACCCAGCTCCTCCTGGTCAACATATGCTCCTGGCTTTATTATCTTCCCTTTGGACCATTTAAAGAATTAAGACAGATTGAAAAGGATATTAccactttccttaaaaaaatcatcaaagaCCATCGAGAGTCTCTGGATGTGGAGAATCCTCAGGATTTCATAGACATGTACCTTCTCCACGTGGAcgaggagagaaaaaataatagcaatagtaGCTTTAAtgaagattatttattttatatcattggGGATCTCTTCATTGCTGGAACTGATACCACAACTAACTCCTTGCTTTGGTGCCTTCTTTATATGTCACTGAACCCTGACATACAAG aaaaggTTCAGGAAGAAATTGAAAGGGTCATTGGTGCTGACAGAGTCCCTTCCCTCACTGACAAGGCCCAGATGCCCTACACAGAAGCCACCATCATGGAGGTGCAGAGGCTGACTGTGGTGGTGCCACTTGCCATTCCTCATATGACCTCAGAGAAAACAG tgctCCAAGGATATACCATTCCTAAAGGCACAATGATATTACCCAACTTGTGGTCAGTACACAGAGACCCAGCCATTTGGGAGAAACCGGATGATTTCTACCCTAATCGATTTCTGGATGATCAGGGAcaacttattaaaaaagaaacatttattccttttgggATAG ggAAGCGCGTGTGTATGGGAGAACAGCTGGCAAAGATGGAATTATTTCTGATGTTTGTGAGCCTAATGCAGAGTTTCACATTTGCTTTACCGAAGGATTCTAAGAAGCCCATCCTGACTGGAAGATATGGTCTAACTTTAGCCCCACATCCAtttaatataatcatttcaaaGAGATAA